Genomic window (Tripterygium wilfordii isolate XIE 37 chromosome 11, ASM1340144v1, whole genome shotgun sequence):
TATGTCTCATGATTATGATTTTTGATTGTACTGGATTCTTGATAGTAATTTTAGGACAACGATAATGAAATGCGGCGCGTATAGCGAATGGATTATGGTGATTTGTAGAATTCTTGATACCTGGTGCGAAAGTAATATAAATGAATTGGAGTAGTTCTTGGTTTCCATTTTTGCTGGGAAGAGTTGAGGTCATGGATTTATCTTAAgatcaatagagagagaaggaaactTATACCCTTAATTTCAATAGCTATGTGTTGGAAAATCTGGTTCCAGAGTTTCTGATGGCATTGGTTCCTTTTTGAGGCATGTAGTTGACAATTGGTCCAGTACTCTTAAGATTTTTCGGTTCATTTCGATCTGACTTTAATGCTTGTATTGTTTTAGATGTGATGGTCCTGATGGATTTAACCTCATATTTGTAGCTCTTTGCTGCACTTCTGCCATgcaataaattattttcttactGAAAAAGTATTGTTGAAGGCAGCGTCTATTAGTTGATTGTGAATTGAAATGCTTTTAATAGTTTTATATTGGATGTTGATGGGGGACTTCATTACACTGGTTCTTTTTGGGTTTAAGGTCCTACTGCTTGTGAAAATGGATATTTGTAGAAGTctggaaaattttcatttgaattatcagaaattctcaaaaatatgtATGTGCGTTAAGGGCGATGGATGCAAAGTATGAAATGCTTCATAATTAGTATTATTACTCTATAGGTATCAGTAAAAGTTTGTTTTTGGACATGATAGACCCTTTGGAAGTTTTGGATTGAAGATGCTCTCTATTGTGAGGCAGAGGCACACATTGGTGTTCTTCATTTGCACTTGAACTTATTTACCATTTTGTGAGGGGAATAGTTCTTCTTTAGTTATGAGTTGGCTTTGGCATCAGTCTTTTTCTGATTTCAAAGGATGCTTTACTAATGCATGTCATATATAAAAGATTTTTGTTGTGGTTAACATTTCATAAAAGTATTCTCTTTATTGAGGTGCGAGATTTTTTAGTAAAATCATAATCTGAGACTGAGATTGAGCAACCGTGGGTTTGGTTTCAGGAGGATGATTCAGTACATTTTGGAATGATGTACTCTTGTCATCCCCGATAACTAAATTAAGTTGCTGGAGCGAAATACTTATGAAATCATTGCATATGGGGCACAAGTGCACAACGATTATGAAGTCATTTAGGTTGTAGCAATGTTGGAAGTTTAAACATTGAAGTATAAGAAGGATGTGAGCTGGATCAGATTGAGGTAAATACTGTCCTGATTCTTTCTTTATGACTCTGTATGGTTGTTAAGACTCAGGCTCTCGAATACCCAAGTCTCTGTTATTGGTAGCCTAAGTCTCCGAATATTGAATGTGGTGAGTACAAAGACTGCTCGGTCTGTACCCCCCATGAATTGCACACATGGCTAATGGTGTGAATTGGGGGCTTGTGAATATGTGTCTTCTGCCACTGGCGCTCAAATCCTTTGGAGTATCATGGGATATGACATATTGTTTTCATTACCATGGCCACCTTAAGTGCCAAGCATGTGTGCTCTTGATTAAGAGCTTCTGCCCATTGTCTTACGGTACCCCCAGAAAAGAGCGGATTTGCAGAAGCCATCGATTGAATTCTTAAAACAGctgtttttttccttccctttctaGAAAGGAAAGCTATATAATCAATCTGGTCATTATTTTTATCAGTCCATTACTGTAATGAATAAACTTCAGTTGAGGTAAAAGCTGGCTTTGGCTGTGCATAGAATCTGTGGGCACATTATGAATGTTGTTTCTCTATGACCAAGTTTAGGTTGTCAAGTCACGGCAGCAACCTTTTAGAAATTCTgagctagttttttttttgtctttgttctaTTTTCGTttacttattttctttgttactCAAGGCCCAAGCTAACTGCCATATTACTAAACGGTTGGCAGGTAGAGAGATGGAATGAGCAGAGGGAGAATGGCACCTTTCCAGGTCCTCTGTAGGTGGCATCTGTCTTGGTTAATGGTTTGGTTCCAGCTTAATCAATTACTTGAATTTCTTCATTGGAAAGTGATTTCTTAGGGAATGGCATATTTAATTAAGTATGGGAATTAATAAGAAATTCTGACTTGTTTATCAGAGTTTCAGAAATTCGGAAATACAAAGAATGTATGCTCATAAGATGAAGGCGTTAGCCCTGTTTTTCATGTCAAAATTTTCTACATTACCTGCTCTCTTATGTTACAGCTGGCTGGATGGGATTGTAAGTAAACTTGCCACATAATAAAGATAATTGTTTTAGCATATGATCTTTATCTTCGACTGAAGATTATTAAGCCATTTCGAATCCACCGTTCTTGACGGACTCCAAATAACAATGGTCCGTTTGCTAGTTTAATGTTTGGCATGTACAAGCAAATCTTTGTAGATTACTAGGATCggatttggcaaaaaaaaaacaaaaatcaggcTTGAGGAGAGGAATTCTTATCCAGCCCCGCAAGTAAAACAAGGAATAGCATACCCATAATCTTTTCATTACAAGACAACATTCAACAGTTAGCACACGAGTAGAAATAGCCATTAGCATCAAGATCGCACACCATAAATACAGCTACAGAGTCAATTTGCTAATTTATAAGCCAACCCATATGAGGTTTCCAGATGCAACTTTATTTAGTAATAACATTCAGCATCTTATAATTAAAAGCATAAAATAGCTCTGGCATTAACATAGCCATCAAGGCTAGATCATAACTCATTTGAAACCTGGTAACATGAGTTCAGTCTTGAATTCAGCCCTGAGTTCAGCCTGAAGTTCAGTTCTGAGTTCAGACTTGAGTTCAGTCAGGAGTTCAGACTGAAGTTCAGTCCTGAGTTCAGACTTAAGTTCAGTCCTGAGTTCAGCCATGATGTCAGCCTTGAGTTCTACACGCTCTTTTACACACAACAATTTCATCTCTGCAAATTCCTTCTGCAATGCTTCAAATTGGTGATGGCTTGCTGCTACTCTAACTTCTTGCCAAGGACTTAACCTATATGCCATTTGATATACATATCCAACTGCATTAACTGGAACCACGTTACAGATATCAAAAGTTATTTTCTATTCGCATAACATGAGTTATATAAACTCTTAACAACTTCATCATAACAATAACCACAGTATATAATCACCATTTGATATACATATCCAACTCTTATCAACTGGAAGACACTTCTTTTTGTTTATGGTTTTTGGGGGAGGGTGAAGAAGAAGTAATTATATTACCATCATCAGGAGCAGCGAAAAGAGAGATGATATCTCCGTGAAAAATATTCACAGCTTCTCCTTTAGTCAACTTTTTCCAATTGACATATGTGTCAAATGCGCTGCATAAAGGGCCCAAACAATCACAGTATATGAATAACAAAATACATAGTATTTATATGCACAAatttatgcataaatatatCCAAACCTATAAGCATACTACCTAATGTCCCACAAGAAGACAGCTGGATAATAGGTCCCAAGATGCTTTGCTGCTTCACTATCAACTCTGGCAATATATATTCCATAGCCATTGTTGACCGCCTCGTTTGGAATTTGGAAATACATTTCCTTCAATACTAGGCCAATGCAATGCTCAGTCATCTTCAAGTCAATACAGTGTCCCTAATTTGCACCCATTTATCAGCATAAAAAActaatatacaacacaaataaATGTCCTAATAATGTGGAACAGTccttgaacaaagaaaaaaatggcCAAGGGTATGGTAAAACTATCAAATCAAGCAGATAAAGTTTCAATATTTCCTCGTAATTCAAGTAAAGCTATCAAACCTTCGTTTTGGAGAATGAAAATACTAAAAAGGCCGCTAGTAAAACAATAATTCATATCATTTTCGGCCATAGTagacacaaaaatcaaaataaaataatgaaaatcacAAGAGAACTGAAGCTTCAGTGAAGACCTGGTATCCCTGGTAGCTCCTGCCATCAATTGCACGCTTGGTGATAGCCGTTAATACGCCCCAGATGATAGGATCATCATAGGTAGGGTAGTCATCCGAAAAGAGCTTAGCTTTCTGTAGTATGAGATCTTTTGTTGATATAACTTGTTGTTCGGAGGGCTTATCAAActcttttgcatcaaatttactTGGTTTTGAGTAACTGCGTTCTTTTGCATCAGACATACTTGGTTTTGAGTAACTGCGTGTGTTACCCATATTTCCTTTACCTCTGCTATCAATAGAGAAACAACGTAAGCCAGAAACAACAAATTACACATCTGACAGATCTTGAGAAAAATCTGCTTCTATGACTCAGATTCTGACAACAATTAATAATGTTAGCCTGTATATCTAACTGCATAGAAAGCCACTGGGATTGAGCGGATATCCAAAAAGCATGTAAATCGCTTAGATCAATTGGTTCCAACAAATCCATATAAGAATCCACGTAAAAATTCCATTGCAGATGAACCAACATGTTCAATGTCAAAATTTAAACAGTCTGTATGGAGGGTATCATGAATTGGGCCTCAacagataaacaaacaaaaaaccagCAACAAAAGAATACATGTCAACAATCATTTTTGCCAAATACAAagtttcaagaaaagaaaaatatgcttCTAGGACCTAGATTATGTCAGTatttaacaaagaaaataaatttcataaattAACTTACACAGAGCAATTCATAACAACTTATAGCTGCAGATTTAGAGAAGGAAAGGAATTCTAAAGTGGAGAATCATCCGGTGTATGGACacagaaattaataaaaaaggTTCGTCAGACATCAGAAAAATATGCAAGATCAATTTTTTACACTGAGGCAACTACTTAGCCACTGGAATTGAATTGATCTCCAGACGTGCATGTACAATCCCAATATCCCATGGCAGATAAATCCATTTTAaacatggaaaaaaataaaataataattgtaaCAAAGAAATCGAAAACCCTTACCCTTCAAAAGTAAAACAAGCAACTAAAACAGAGATCGAAGGAGAGACACAAAACAAATCTCTTCAGAACACACAATTCAtgaaaaaagcaaacaaagatGAGAGAATTACATGAGTGTTCCAAAGCAGAAGATTTGATCTGCCGAGATTCCCAGTTTGATATGATCGCACCGAATCAGGAAATAAAGACGTATCTTTCCTAAAGCGCAAACCGTTTCGTTTCTACTCGTAACGTTGCTTAGACTCGGACTCCCTCTTTTCGTTTACCTATCTACAAAGTGGCTTCCGTTCGACATAAGCGATTAAGCCCAACCCACATTGTCTAAGCAGGGTGGGCAGTAAACGGGCTTGTCAAAGCCGATGCAGCCTACTCTTATGGTACCTGGAAGAGAAGTAGCCAGCCTGGCCCAGCCATTACCAAATGGGTTCGTAGCAGGCTAAGCAAGAAGACTAGCCCAATTCATCACCACACCTCCCAAGTCCCAATGCTCCCATCAATATTTGGAGCAATCAATGGTGGGCTTTGAGAGCAAACTTGGACCTCTTCCTCTTAACAACCTTTGAACTCATTTGTCCCATATCTATATGCTAGAGCAATACCCTTGAACAGTTACATCTGATGATGTCAAAACAACTTTGATTATGTGTTCCCTTTGATGCAATCTGCACAATTTGGTGGGTGGGTTGTGAGAGATTTGCCCAAGGAGTAGTTTCCGCATCAAGAAAAATTTGCGTACCCAATAAAAACGACAGAGAATTAGGCGTTATTGTGGTGTAAGGCCAGGGAGTACACTCTGAGATGGTTTTTGTTTGAACTTTCCGTGCCAAATCAAGTTGACGGAGATTTTGCCAGTAAGAAAACCCAAACTCACAACTTAAAACTTGAAGAATTTGCTACTGAGATTTGAAAATAAGTTACCCTACCCATTCAAGTAAATAAATGGGCCTTTATGtgactcaaaaaaaaataaactttaaTCAGACCCCTACTTTTATTAAAGACATTCATATTTGGGTTGACTTCGCACTGACTGTGTCCTGTTTTAGGGTTTGTCTCAAAACACCCCATAGGGCCATACCATTTATGGGGCCATACCATTTCTGACCTTCTTCCACTACAAAGTAACGAGCTCCCCCGCCTCAACCCCATAAACGAAATCAGAATCAGCTTTGCATGTCGTCGGTCTTGCTGCAGATCACGATTTAGAGTGCTTCTCCAACATTCTCTGACCTCCGCTCGGATTTTTTGTGGTTATGATAATCGTGATCGGGGATGCTTGAGGTAGTAAtgcattttcttctctcttatttgattttgtttctggttTTGTTTCGTTGAAGAAAAACATATGATTAGCTCTTaagttttctcttcttcattgcttcaatttttttttatttaaaaaaatggatGATGTTTTGATTCTCGGTATATTGAGTCAATGTTATTGTGTTCAAACTAGTAACGCTTACCTATTATCCTTTGAGATTGGGTACCAAGATGGGTTTCAGTCTTGGACCTGTTATGATGAGATTTGGGATGAGATCAGACCCTGATCAAGCTTCCATTAATTCTATTACTTTGTTCGTTGCCCTCCTTTCCACTTGCATAGTGATTGGGTATCAAGATGGGTTTCAATTTTGTACTAAGACATTTGATTTCTCCTCCACCCctgtttattatttgtttttatggCTTGGGGTGTACTTtgaaaatgttttaaatttaGTGTACTTTTGATGTATTCATAAGAATATAAGATTCTATCAGGTTTGTCTAATAAGGAGTGTTTTTAATAAACTTAgggatgtgactaaagtttactaaaaaaaaaactatataaatGGGCCACAGGCTTTCAACAGGCAGGTTGCATATATGTACTTGCATAAAGTCAGGAGGGCCCaatcaaaaacaaagaagaggCTGCCATCCATCACATAAGCTAAAAATAAAACcgtgataataaaaaaaaattataataagagTATATTGTAATATAAGATgtgatcaaaatataaaaacattgCAGTTTTTATAAACCAATATAACTTTGCCTGGTAATTTTTTACCAATCTAGTACTGTCAAGAACATGAAGGCATTTGATCTCGAAATAGTGTGGGTAATCAATGAAACTGATGGTTTTATGAGATTAATGGTATGTGTGTAATAATATCAATGATTTGCGGGTGATTAATGGCCATTGGATTGCATATGCGGGCATTTTTCAAAGACAAGATTGTTTCAGGTTGGggcctacaattttttttatatgtactTTTAATCTCAGATTTTAATTACATCGAATGGTTTTAAGAGATGGCACCTCATTATCCTATGGTGAgattttatacatattttacacatcaagggtaaattagtattttcattataattttGTGTATAAACCTACAATTTGTAGTGCAAACTTATCATGTTTAAAAGtaatgtgtagataaaatttttcttacatatatatattagtcaGAATCCCGCGCGATGCGCgggtatgtttttatttttttttttgagttttgcaATATCATAAAAAAGGGATTGCTTTGCACACTAAATTGAAATGACTACTGCATAGATTACTGAATTACAAATTGAAACTATACATATCACATATGCCTCTATATttcatatttaaaaattatcaaAGGCGAACACTATACTGTCACTATAGGATAAAAGATACATtaagaaattaatattatcAAAACCTAATACATGTTGTAAATTACAGAAAATGCACAAATTAAACATTACAAATCAAGGTATTAGGGTTCTACCACCCCTTTCAAGTAAAAGTAATTGTCTCATATTCAAAATTTGCTGCACATTTAATGCAACAATCTTCACAAAGAAAAAGTAGTACTCTTTCATAATTGTAAAATGATATCAATACGTCCGAACctgatatatatatgaaatgagAACCCCCAATAGTAGTTAGTCATCCCTCCTTTAGTAACGACAATTCATTACATCATTGTCATTAGACGTACAAATTAGTGATGTATACAGAGTTTATATGCTAGATGGTCGAAGAAAATTGAAAGGCTTAACATGGTATATAATTTGATAACTacaaaagagatcaaaataACTATTAATAGCTTCTTTTCAATTGCTGCAGTGACTGAAGAGGATAGTAAGGGGCCTATTAATGTCAAAAGTCTGGAGATCACTGTGGTGATGGAGCCACCAAACCAAGCCAGGAATTGTTTCCAATTGGTAATTTTGAGAGACCTGCCTTTGAGTTGCTTGTTTGGTATGGAGCATCTCACAGTAATCCAGCAAAAATGGCCATAAAGAATTATACCCTGCAGGTTGGAGggctttaccacaacaaaagaATCATGTCAATTGTAAAACCATATTTGCTTTTAACCATAATTatacaaaaactaaaaaatgtaACTTGAACGGCTTAGAAAGTTTGTGGAAATGCAATGAATTAACAAAAAAGTTGAGACCGAATGCCTACCTATATTTTCTCTTCTCCAAAAACCTTTGCAGGGAAGTTTCCTTGCTATTGGCAGAACTGACATCAAAGCAAAAAAACACTTACTAGAAAATCATGaccaaataaattgaaaattttgcttaaCTTGTGAATAACAAATGTAGGAAACCAAAGAGGCGGAAAGGATTACCATTTACCACTAACTATATGCTGACTGGGAGCTTGAATTTAGACTTGCTTTAAATCATTGCCAAAATTATGGGCAACATTAGGAGGACTCAGACTGTAAACTTCTACCGGTTTAGTAGTGATATCACTCtcgaaagaagaaaaaaatgttgtGCAACTCTGTCCATTTCCCTTGCATGCTAAGAGAATGACTTCTTTAGCTTTGTCCACAGGAAAATCACTAaacacaaacacttgccaaccATAAAATATAGTCATATGTGCAGTCTAAAGTTCCCCCGCTGCATAACTACTTTACAATGAAcataacaaaaatcaatcaaaactgTAAATTCAATTATAAAAGTAATAGCCTATATTTTATTAAAGCATAAACTCACCAAGAATTAGCCCTTTTGGGAGCTCCTCTTCTAATTTACCATCGATGATAGTCGTAAAACATTAATTTTTTACATCTAAATCGACATagtttccattttcttttgtcttgcGCTTGATTGCAGGGCTTGGATTCCAAACTCTGCGATGCAGATCCGATAGCAGTATTCACAGCACCAGTCCTTAAAACTACATATATTAAACACTTCGACTCATGTTATATCATGTGTAGATCAGACCATGAGAACATTACAAATTTAAAAGCTCTTATCAATAGATAAGAGTATcaatcttttcaacttccacaTTCCAAATAATTCCAAAACAGAAATTGTATGCCAAATCCACGTCTTGTCActcaagaagaaacaaaaatgtaaattaTAATGCAGTTTCTGGTTGAAAAACCTTCAATCCAATAATTGAGACACTTTCATCAAATTTAGGATCAGCAGAAGGAAATACGCGGACAAAAGGAGATGAAAGGATTAAAACCGTAGTATCCAGCATCTCCAGGAAACGTCCTATCTAATTACATCCCATGGCAACGTCTAAAATATACGCATCAAAAGGCATCACTCTAAAACTTCAAAATGTACTaaattaaaaaacacaaaagaccCAATGAAGGAAAAGGACCAAATTTCTAAGACCCATAACATATAAACAAAGAAACCCACCTAGCAATTCAAGGAAATCAATTGAGCCTGAAAAGGTGGTACCTATCAAAACTCCAAATGACAACATTAAATTGATCGTCAAATTGAGATATCTACCGTTCACGATAGATCATATGTTTCGTATTTCGCTCTCTCTGACTACTCCGTACCGATTCGTTCCGAGGTTTGATTGAGTTTTGCAATCAATTGAGTCTGTACATAGAATCGTTAATGATTAGAGTTGGGGAATGAAAAGCGATTCTATTGAAAATTTACAATTTTCACAAAAATGGATCATCAAAATGGATTAGATGACATaagcaaaacaataaataacaaatcaacTTCATCTTTTTAAGAAGAATGGAATCATTATATAGAAAGAGACGGAAAGTAAAAATTTGAAGACGAACCTGGTCTAGATAAGGAATTGTTGTGCGATTTCTTTGTGTGAAGAAAAGGATAGCTGgtaagaaattgagagagaccTGCATCGAGAAGCAATCGATGCAAAGGAAGATCTCGTAGAGAGAGATTCAGCGAAGCACGATAGGTACAAGacgtttcatttttttgtatttattgtttttctgttttttcttgGCTTGCCGTGTGGGAAATTTAGCTAAACAAACGGTATGTGCTTGATTCAGAAATAGGAAGCAGTGAAGAGTCCACGTGGGCATCAACTAAGAAGAATAGCAATCCAGGTGTCAAGATAATATCAACTGTTGTTAGAGTttttgctttatatatataactagtTTTGTGCCGGCGCTTCGCGCGGCATGCAATCCCATTTTTATGAAACCTTCATGCCTTGTCAAATTTGGGTATTGcgttatatttttaattgataAATGATTTGGTGAGTTGACGgtgattttgtcatttttggtCATAAGTTGTTTCTAACATTCATATTATCATTCACGTGGTCTTTGCAATTACGTTGCCGATCACCGTTGCAATGATATCCAATATGTAAACATTCTCAACTCGACAATGACATTATTTAACACAGCAATTCCATACTTGGAAAAAATAGATGAGGAAATCATTAGACTTCCCCATTAGCAGAATTTCAATTTTGTCTTCCAGCACAACTAAAAGAAGAATGAGTGGAACACCAGAAAAGTATAGaaacatatttatgtataaCACAATAgaataaacaattaaaattccAAATACATTACGGCATATGTTTGTAAACTACCACAACAACCCTGTGTAATGCAGAGTCCATAGCTTAATTTAATAACGTTATTTTTGAAGTATTCAAGTTTTGAAATCTGAATAATAGAACCTTTTTTTCCCTGATAAGTATGTTAGTATACATTGACTGGGAAAGTTTAGATACAGGAAAAATATTGCAATAAACTATATGATCCAGAGGGCAAGCACATGGTAGTTTTTATAATCATTGAATAGGCAACAATTTTGACTAAGGTTTGTTAGAAAACCCCATTAACCAACTACCAGCTCTCTCTACATAACGTCACCAAGGAAACAACTGAATTTTGTTTCTCCCATGATTAGCATCATTTTACCTCACGGGTTATATGTGGTCGCATTACGATTCTCCGAAATCTATGACAGATACCATCAACAATTTCAATGAATTGACACAGTGATAAATTGTAGTTGATGGGAAAAATAGGATGGTTGGTTGAGTAAAAAATTAACTGACaatgaaaatttataaaaattaatcacCAACCTCTCTCTTAAGGATGCAAAAGTCATTGGATCATCAATAGTCTTTCGAAGAATATTAGTAATCAAATCAACCGAAAGTGTAGTGAAATGGTCCATGATAGGGTATCTCCTGTTAGTCTTTATTATTCTTGTTTACAGTACATATAGATTCTTCAACGTTGACGAAGATACCATAAAAGTTTTCCTCACTTCATATATCTGCATTGGAAAGGTTTTTTTGTTAAGCATTGTTTGGAAGAAATAAATCACATCAGAAAGCATGTGGAGTAGTAAGTTAACAACATGCTGCAGCTCTTAAAACTAATAACTGAGATACTTCAATCATTGTACTAAAATGCAGATTGTCAAAACAGAaagtaacaattttttttataaaaaaaatggtcaAAGTTTTCAAAGTACAAATCTCGTTAGCTCTAAAGGAGTGGCAGACAGTGTTTCAACAGGAGTTTAAACACTGTAGTTAAATTACTGGTAGAAGAAGGCCACAAAAACGATATAAAGAGCTCATAGTCTGGCTAAAAGCATATTCCCATTGAACCTAAAAAAAGAATAACCTCTCTATCCGTGCCTTCAGTCTGGTTTACACAGATTGGTAAGAAAGAATGAAGGCCAACTATTTTTCGTTAAGAATTGAAATAATAACATTATGGCATAGATTCAAGAATCTCCATACACCGGTTAAGTACAATAAACACATACATCTAAGGAGCTCACACTCTAATTGAAAGTTTATTCCCATCAGCcattaaaaagggaaaaacttCAACATTGTTTACACAGGTTGTTAAGATAGATTAAAGCACAACTTTTTTCCGAAAGACTCGATTTTACATTACCTGCTCCAAGAAAAATGACTGCGGAATACATGGTTCCCAATATATGGAGATGGGAACCAAAACAGAGCATAACAGGTGGGAAAGGGCTGAAGGTGCGAACAGACCCAGGCAGAGAGAGTTGAAACTCAATACCACATGATCAGATAAAAGATGACAGCAgccattaaaaaggaaaaacttCGACAATGTTTACACTGGTTGTAAAGATAGATTAAAGCACAACTTTTTTCCGAAAGACTCGAATTTACAATACCTGCTCCAAGAAAAATGACTGCGGAATACATGGTTCCCAATATATGGAGATGGGAACCAAAATAGGGGCATAACAGGGGGGAAAGGGCTGAAAGTGCGAACAGACCCAGGCAGAGAGAGTTGAAACTCAATACCACATGATCAGATAAAAGATGGCAGCAAGGAGAAGTTCGATGATACCTGACATTGAATAGGAAGTGTTGCGTGATTTCTACGCGTGAAGAAGAGGAGCGAGAGTAGCGTTGAGAATAAGATTTGGGGATTGAGAAGattatatataaacaattttaattttccCCGAATTAAATCACCAGAGGGATTAAATAAATTTAGCCGGATAATCAAGTAAGAGACGAACCTGTCTTACAAAGGAGCAAATCATTGAGAAATACTCGCAAAGTATGAACCACCCCAATAAAT
Coding sequences:
- the LOC120009127 gene encoding uncharacterized protein LOC120009127 isoform X1, with protein sequence MGNTRSYSKPSMSDAKERSYSKPSKFDAKEFDKPSEQQVISTKDLILQKAKLFSDDYPTYDDPIIWGVLTAITKRAIDGRSYQGYQGHCIDLKMTEHCIGLVLKEMYFQIPNEAVNNGYGIYIARVDSEAAKHLGTYYPAVFLWDISAFDTYVNWKKLTKGEAVNIFHGDIISLFAAPDDVNAVGYVYQMAYRLSPWQEVRVAASHHQFEALQKEFAEMKLLCVKERVELKADIMAELRTELKSELRTELQSELLTELKSELRTELQAELRAEFKTELMLPGFK
- the LOC120009127 gene encoding uncharacterized protein LOC120009127 isoform X3, producing MGNTRSYSKPSMSDAKERSYSKPSKFDAKEFDKPSEQQVISTKDLILQKAKLFSDDYPTYDDPIIWGVLTAITKRAIDGRSYQGYQGHCIDLKMTEHCIGLVLKEMYFQIPNEAVNNGYGIYIARVDSEAAKHLGTYYPAVFLWDISAFDTYVNWKKLTKGEAVNIFHGDIISLFAAPDDVNAVGYVYQMAYRLSPWQEVRVAASHHQFEALQKEFAEMKLLCVKERVELKADIMAELRTELKSELRTELQAELRAEFKTELMLPGFK
- the LOC120009127 gene encoding uncharacterized protein LOC120009127 isoform X2 gives rise to the protein MGNTRSYSKPSMSDAKERSYSKPSKFDAKEFDKPSEQQVISTKDLILQKAKLFSDDYPTYDDPIIWGVLTAITKRAIDGRSYQGYQGHCIDLKMTEHCIGLVLKEMYFQIPNEAVNNGYGIYIARVDSEAAKHLGTYYPAVFLWDISAFDTYVNWKKLTKGEAVNIFHGDIISLFAAPDDVGYVYQMAYRLSPWQEVRVAASHHQFEALQKEFAEMKLLCVKERVELKADIMAELRTELKSELRTELQSELLTELKSELRTELQAELRAEFKTELMLPGFK